The proteins below come from a single Xiphophorus hellerii strain 12219 chromosome 14, Xiphophorus_hellerii-4.1, whole genome shotgun sequence genomic window:
- the LOC116733131 gene encoding uncharacterized protein LOC116733131 isoform X22: MKMISRILLLLILSSCLCAATFVVNVTQSSYQAEENHSITLEWTFTTKTQGSWRELFIYCSLLASHKELDLYQVHEGVEIPESQDEQFSGRVQIDKDVLREGRIRLHVSRLRTEDSGLYLCDVETEDGSNDAACRLNVTAADFSPTQRTTLDPEGRGRIGLHVFLGLTAAVLMVKLFLNFCSTEPEGS; the protein is encoded by the exons atgaagatgatctccaggatcctgctgctcctcatcctcagctcatgtctctgtg cagcaacatttgtagTGAATGTGACACAGAGCAGCTATCAGGCAGAGGAGAACCACAGCATCACTCTGGAGTGGACCTTCACCACCAAGACTCAGGGATCCTGGAGGGAACTGTTCATCTACTGCAGCTTGTTGGCTTCTCATAAAGAACTAGATCTCTATCAGGTCCACGAAGGTGTTGAGATTCCAGAATCTCAGGATGAACAGTTTTCAGGACGAGTCCAGATTGACAAAGACGTCCTCAGAGAAGGACGAATCAGACTCCATGTGTCCAGACTGAGGACTGAAGACTCTGGTCTGTATCTGTGTGACGTGGAAACTGAAGATGGTTCCAATGATGCTGCATGTCGACTCAACGTTACTG ctgctgactTCTCTCCAACCCAGAGAACGACCTTGGATCCAGAAGGTCGAGGAAGGATCGGCCTCCATGTTTTTCTCGGACTGACAGCAGCAGTTCTGATGGTCAAACTTTTCCTGAATTTCTGTTCAACAGAACCTGAAGGTTCctga
- the LOC116733131 gene encoding uncharacterized protein LOC116733131 isoform X21: MKMISRILLLLILSSCLCAATFVVNVTQSSYQAEENHSITLEWTFTTKTQGSWRELFIYCSLLASHKELDLYQVHEGVEIPESQDEQFSGRVQIDKDVLREGRIRLHVSRLRTEDSGLYLCDVETEDGSNDAACRLNVTAAADFSPTQRTTLDPEGRGRIGLHVFLGLTAAVLMVKLFLNFCSTEPEGS, from the exons atgaagatgatctccaggatcctgctgctcctcatcctcagctcatgtctctgtg cagcaacatttgtagTGAATGTGACACAGAGCAGCTATCAGGCAGAGGAGAACCACAGCATCACTCTGGAGTGGACCTTCACCACCAAGACTCAGGGATCCTGGAGGGAACTGTTCATCTACTGCAGCTTGTTGGCTTCTCATAAAGAACTAGATCTCTATCAGGTCCACGAAGGTGTTGAGATTCCAGAATCTCAGGATGAACAGTTTTCAGGACGAGTCCAGATTGACAAAGACGTCCTCAGAGAAGGACGAATCAGACTCCATGTGTCCAGACTGAGGACTGAAGACTCTGGTCTGTATCTGTGTGACGTGGAAACTGAAGATGGTTCCAATGATGCTGCATGTCGACTCAACGTTACTG cagctgctgactTCTCTCCAACCCAGAGAACGACCTTGGATCCAGAAGGTCGAGGAAGGATCGGCCTCCATGTTTTTCTCGGACTGACAGCAGCAGTTCTGATGGTCAAACTTTTCCTGAATTTCTGTTCAACAGAACCTGAAGGTTCctga